A region of Pristis pectinata isolate sPriPec2 chromosome 24, sPriPec2.1.pri, whole genome shotgun sequence DNA encodes the following proteins:
- the LOC127582451 gene encoding growth arrest and DNA damage-inducible protein GADD45 beta-like translates to MTLEDTTGTDNTSKKMQTIDQALEELLVAAQRQGCLTVGVYESAKLMNVDPDSVVLCLLAADEEDESDIALQIHFTLIQAFCCENDINIVRLRGVKRLEEILEAGGESAEPLDMHCMLVTNSHTDVWKCEALEEVGSYCQESRNKNQWVPIVSLQER, encoded by the exons ATGACTCTGGAAGATACTACTGGAACTGACAATACCAGCAAAAA GATGCAGACAATTGACCAAGCCTTGGAAGAATTGTTGGTGGCAGCTCAGCGCCAGGGTTGCTTAACCGTTGGAGTTTATGAGTCGGCGAAACTAATGAATGT TGACCCAGATAGCGTAGTTCTGTGTCTCTTGGCGGCTGACGAGGAGGACGAGAGCGACATCGCCTTGCAGATACACTTCACCCTGATCCAGGCATTTTGCTGTGAAAACGATATCAACATCGTGCGGCTGCGGGGTGTCAAACGGCTGGAAGAGATTCTGGAGGCTGGAGGAGAGAGCGCCGAACCCCTGGACATGCACTGCATGCTTGTCACG aACTCTCATACCGACGTTTGGAAATGCGAGGCACTGGAGGAAGTCGGAAGCTACTGCCAGGAAAGCAGAAACAAGAACCAATGGGTTCCTATTGTTTCTCTGCAAGAACGCTGA